One Echeneis naucrates chromosome 16, fEcheNa1.1, whole genome shotgun sequence genomic window, AAGATACAGTTttccagaaaacaaaatgaaatcaaaaatgaaaaaagcaggAGCGAAGGCAAGTGTAAAATCAAAATCTGACAGCAAAGATAAGAAGGAGGCGCGTGGACTGGCCTTCCAATGGCATTGTGTCTGCTACTCAACCATGCTACATAATGGATGGGATGGGAGAATGTGAGTGCTGCATTAGACAGGGTGGGCTGCAGGGCAGGGCGGACACTGAGGACACTCCAGAGGCATCCCCGCTCATGCCAGACATGCTGTTAAGGCTCCAAGGCTTTTCATAACCTTCAGTTGAAAAACAGAGAACGTTCTGAGTACACTGCAGCACTGAATCCAcgacaaaatgtttttggtgttCCTCACTGGTAATACTACACCTGTtgctttcttgtttttgtctccaaAGAAACAGATCAGCACAGACTTGAGACAGATTATTATTCTCCATGCATTGAGCGCATCAGGAGTTCATCAGCATGCACCGGGTGGTACTGGAATGGTTTGGAGTATAACACTACAAAGACTTGAAAAGGTAGGCACCTCTGGCAGGGAATGTCTCTCAGCTACAGGTAGAATTTCATACTGTTCTCATTTATTGTTGATGTGCTGgctgcacacacagctggacacGAACTTGACTTTCTTAGGAATGCTTTCAGCGTTGATGTGggatcaataaaaataaacattaaaaaggcCTGAACCTGGTGTTAAAGTATAAAAATCTGTTAGCTGGAATTTGGCTCTTAATACATTAATATTCATCTTTGACATTAGCCTTCCGCCATTTGTGTTGTGCTCCTTCACCATACTGATAGCACCCATCAGCAAGACACTTCATGCACCATTATGGTCAAGAGCAATGTACTCATAAGTCCGGATCCCGCATGGTACTtatcattaaaacacacatatacatacatgaTACACGCATAGCACATAAATACTTTCTTAGGCATGTAAGACAACACAATCTAGATCATATAAATCTCGAAAATAGCTTTCTGactggtaaataaataaataggggTATTACATTATGCATGGtatcaaaaaatatattatgtaGATGTTACATTTGTGGTGATTGTGCTTGGCTTTGTTATTATGACTAGGAATATATACATTTCCTAATGGGATGATTTagaagaagcagctgctgtgacagTGTATATAGGTAATAAgaggtttgttgtgtgtgtgtgtgtgtgtgtgtgtgtgtgtgtgtgtgtgtgcctgtgtaaaACTGAGGTCTAACACTCAGCAGTGAGGGATAGGGGCATGTCCTGTCTAGGGTCTGCAGGGTGTTAGTGTCTTACGGGggcctgtgattggctgttacTGTACGTACCCCTCCTCACTCTGCCCCCTGTGTGGTTGGGGCGTTCAGCAGTGGTGACCAGGAAACAGGGccgctctctctctgcagggctGAAGATTTCCTCCGGAGATATGGCCTGGTCTATATGAGGACAATCTTCATTGGCTAGAGCTGCGTTAGCTGCCTCACCGTTCAGCTTGGAGTCTTGTaagaaaacaatataaaattaaaaaattaatatatatataaaacacatagAAGAATTCTGGTTTGATATACCAGCTTACTACTTTAATATATCTTTCCATTTTACGCTCTGTAACCTGGAGGAATTAATTCatgtaaaaacactgaattttgCGTTGCCACCTTATATTTGCTTTAACCTATCCCTCGTTCTGTTTTTGAGCACAAACTGTATCAAaagtcaatttgtttttttactaaTGCAACCACAAGAATTCAATTGACTATATGTACTTATCCCTAAAAATATACAGTGATAATGGACTTACATCTAAAGTGAGGGGAGGGCCGAACTGCTGCATTAATAAGTAAAAAATCAATAGCATGATTATTCATAAtctgttctgtctctctgttcttCTATCCAGTTGATTGAAGTGTGGGAACAGACAAACTAGGGAAAAGCTGAATGGGGATGTGTCTTTCATGAGAACAGAGAAGTGATGGACAACAGTGTAGTGGATTATGTCATCTTTGCTTCTTACCTTGAAACTTTATCTCGAAAACGTCGTCGTGTGCGATGGGGCTCGGGGGTTGGGAGCTGATGCTTGACTTACAGAAGTTAGGAGAACCTGGTTGGGGAGCCCGAGGGATATgcctattttttttctttggtagtttttgttttgccatgGCCAGCGAGTAATACATTCCGAAGTTGTTGACAATTACAGGGACAGGCATGGCAATGGTCAGCACACCTGCCAGGGCACACAAGGCTCCAACCAGCATGCCAGAGGTCGTCTGGGGGTACATGTCTCCGTAGCCGAGAGTCGTCATGGTCACCACAGCCCACCAGAATCCAATCGGGATATTCTTGAAGTGCGTGTGCTCACTGGCTCGAGGGTCATTGGGGTTAGCTCCAATTCGTTCAGCGTAGTAGATCATGGTAGCAAAGATGAGGACACCGAGAGCGAGGAATATGATGAGGAGCAGGAATTCGTTGGTGCTGGCCCTCAAAGTGTGGCCGAGCACCCTCAGCCCCACGAAGTGACGCGTCAGCTTGAAGATACGCAGAATCCGCACGAAGCGGACTACTCTCAGGAAACCCAGGACGTCCTTAGCTGCCTTGGAGGAGAGCCCACTGAGGCCCACCTCCAGGTAGAAGGGCAGGATGGCCACGAAGTCGATGATGTTCAGGGCATTCCGAATGAAGTCAAACTTATTCGGGCAGAAAGTTATTCGCATTAGAAACTCAAACGTGAaccacaccacacaaacaccctCAATATAGGTGAGGTAGGCCGCGGTCTCCGTCTCCTGGTAGGTGTTCTCCACGGTGATGTTGTCCACCAGCTCCAGCTCAGTGCGGTTGATGATGGGGTTGAAGGCCTCGTGGGTCTCCAGACAGAAGGTGGTGATGGACACCAAAATAAAGAAGAGTGAGGCCAGAGCCACCCACTGAGCAGGAGATATGTACAGGAAGCAGGagcatgaaaagaaagagaggggagggaggagggggagacgGACAGGTGGGAGAATGAGCTCAGTAATACACGCAATGCAATTAAGCACAACGGCCCGGCAGCCATTCTTAGCACAACACAATGCAATTCAGTCTGAGACAATGGTAAGCGGTTTGACTGTGACAGTGCATTGACACAATTGCTCtacccccaacccccacccatCCTGCTCACTGTACATCCTGATTCAAAGTGTCATTGTGAAAGGGAACAATCAGTGTGCAATTGCCattcctccttcccttccctctgcCGTGTCTCAAGGTCATATTATTTTCGAGGGTATGCGAACCACGCAGGATTACTGAGAGCCACCAGTAGAAGCCGGGTCATTCGTTTCAACCCCCACCACTGGATTTAGCTGGAGCATATCTCTTCAGCACCATTGGTTCAGTAGGTTTCCCTATGCAAGGTCATCTCGACCAGATGATCAGCTCCTGGGAATGGCAGTGAGCTGAGGACAGACATTTATGAGAAACCTATATTTCCCTTAATGGCAACGGAGTACTTTAGCCCTTATTATGTTTCGATTGGATAAtcacatttcatcacatttaaGTTCTGATGTTTCTGAAGCATGCCCGGCTTTAACAGATACTCTCCAGTTGATCTCTTGTGTATTGATTGCAGCTCTGTCCAAACGTTATCCTCCTCTGATCAAACAGTACTAGTTTACAGTACATGTCAATGCTCATGTCATTTACTGTAGTttgaatggattaaaaaaaaaaaaaaaaaacacccagctGTATCATTTATGGACCTTCAGTACATCAGAGCAGACACAGGCAGGAAGGGCAGATATTTACTTAATCGTCCAATAAATCGTTTAAGTTAGATCAATAAACGTCTGTTCATGCTTGTCCCACTCAGACTAATGCATAGCATTGTTAAGTatctgagaaaagaaaaaaaaaaaaaacgaggtCAGGGAAGAGGTAAGTTGTGAGGCAGGTCTGGGCATGAGAGAGTCATATATATTCCACTGGGCAAAGGAAACTCAGCATCTTAGTCAAGGCAGGCCTTCACCATCAGATGGAAAACAGGCCCTCATCATAATATCTCATCACTGGCAATTCATTGCATTGTGCTGAGGAAATAACTGCTTATGAATGTCTGCTTCCCCTCCATGGCAGTAAGGTGGTATACTGTAGAGGCAAACTGTGTGCTCAGTGACTCCAGCAGCACACtgacctcctcctctttctgctcaGAGACAACTTCACCATTCACTCACTAGATCATCGAGCTTATTGAGTCACACAACGTCACACAGCGTgtcagtggctgtgtgtgtttttaaattcacCGTTAATTCAGGTcaagtaaaataataatctttcaTGCATACAGAGGGTACCGAGCAAAAGCAAACGTACTTTAGAAATGTAGCTTTGTCAAGTTAGCAATGTTCAACCCGTTGCTGATACGGAGTAAGAGATTTTAGTACGTGGTGTTGTTTTATTAGATTGCATAATGTTGTTTTGTCCACCCCCTCCACAGTATGTGCTGTGCAAAATAACAAGTACATCTTACActataacacaacacaatacaactgCACTACAACCTATGACTAACTCAGTAAACGACAATGAAAGGAGTCAGGAAACATCACCAGTTAAATCAGCAACTGGGAAATGTGCGCCTCTGCCGCAGACTACAAATTTAGGATCGTTTGCGGTTCATAGTCAGATTGCCATAAAAAAGGCCCATTGCTCATTTTCGCCGCAGGGTTATCTTTGTGACATCATCCTGCACTGTCTAGACTTTATGGCCccaaaagaaatgtaaagatTTGGACAACAATTTTGAAGacaatttcattgttttaagcTGACATGCTGCCAAGTCTGGGAAATCTTGTTGCTAGTGTTGTCATTTGTCTCCTACAACTGTGAGTTTTTATCTAGTTGGATTTTGGAAAGTTGGTTgcacaaaacaaagcatttacatttttttcacaattgTTTTTGTCGCAAATTATTGGTTGGCGCGATTAAAATAATCCTTAGCTGTAGCACATATTGGAGagctttgttatttttttttttctgctcctgtgCATCACTTAGCAAACAACAATCTAATAAATCCGTATTCTTACAGGCTGCTTTTTCTGACATTTGCTGATGAATTGGGCCCCTCAGCCCCCTGAGCATCCCACCCCTCAAACCGTACAACAAACGCTGCATCTCATCAGACTCCCTCTTAAATTATGTGTCTTTGTGACAGTTGGGAACAGAGCAGCCTGGAGGAAGGGTGAGAAACAAAGATTGTTCGCCCCTAACGGGCTAATTCtcactgctgctggaaaatCACAGGGCTACCTACAAGGATAAGCAGGGACGCGGGTTTTCCACTGATGCATCTACAGAGAATAGAGTCTGTAATTAACTCTGTGACTCAGTTCTAATTAATCTTCCTGCCAGATGTGGTGGTGTTCTGTcaatctctgctctgctttctctcttgctcactGTCAAATGTAGGACACATATGAGGAGCTTGCTGTTTTGGAAGATTTCCCTGCATGCCAAAGATGAGTGAAGTGGTATCTTTTTTTCAGCCACTCTTCCTAATGCTTCCTGTGGTAGTGACGCCATGTCAATACAGTTTACACTTCCTGGATTGGCCCAATAACTAATGGCACCAGCGTCCTATAGGGGGGTTTAACGCCATCAGGCTGCAGGAGCTGTTAAAGCAGTGTGCAGCACAGCGACTTTATCGAAGGTGGTggccaaaagagagagaggggaaaaaaaataataataataatcagaaggtgcaaactcatttcattttcatcaatgAGAGGCATTGTGCCCAGATGGAAAAGTGCCCAtgtcagagacaaaaaacacatcacCTCTAACGGCAACCCAATTTTCTGCCTGGAGGTCTGCCACTGAAATTCTCATGGTGCCAGAGGTCTGCTTTCCCAACGAGTGGCTGCCCTATTTAACCAAAGAGCTGGTCAGCCCAGGGATCCCTGTTTCTTGGATATATCAGTCCAAAGACCTGTGAGGATCACAAAGCACTTGGCTTGAGTGGGTTGGGCCAAATGATTTGCATCTAAATTGTTTTGACAGATGAAGTCTTAGGTTAATTTttactctccctccctctctgcacaGCGACGTTCATGCTGTGGAAGCCCCTGGGAGAGTAATTTCAAGGTCATTAAAAGCCTCCCACATCCATCAGTCTTTGTTCCACCATCaaagcacagaggaaaacaaattcCCATCAGTATTCAGGCTCTTTTGACAGTTTCGAGCAAATGAAACGtttctttaaacatttatagaattattttaaCTCCAAACGAGCCTCCGATAAGTGACGGCGGAGTCCCCAAGATCCAAAGTGAAAATGGGAAGAACAATGCAGATGCGTGACAAATCTACTCACCCTTGCATATTTAGAGGAGTAGGGGTCCTCAAACAGAGCCCACACATGCTTCTGCCACCGGCTCCACAGGCTCCCGCTCCGGGTGTCGGGTGAGTCCCCCTGCGCCAGCCTCCGCGTCATCTCGTCCACATCGTCCTCGGTGTGCTCCGGCTCGGGCTCGGGATCCTCGCTCCCCAGGTCTAACAGGCCCCCCCCTCCGAAGCTATCAAGGGCTTCCTCCGCCTCCCGGTGCTGGCGGTAGGTCATCCAGCAGCATGGCTCCACGTCCGTCTCATCGATGCCCCAGAAGGCCAGTTCTTCCTCATACAGGGGCCCGCAGACGTCGGCCGGGCAGTGCAGCTTACCTGTCCTGTAGTAATTGAGGATGTGCGCAAAGACGCCCGGGTGGCGGTCGAAGAAGAATTCCTCGATCTTGGCGTCATAGTCAAAGTGGTTGGGCGCATCAGGCTCGGCCAGCCAGGACAAGCGGGTGCC contains:
- the kcnc1b gene encoding potassium voltage-gated channel subfamily C member 1b isoform X3 — protein: MGLSDDKDRIVINVGGIRHQTYRSTLRTLPGTRLSWLAEPDAPNHFDYDAKIEEFFFDRHPGVFAHILNYYRTGKLHCPADVCGPLYEEELAFWGIDETDVEPCCWMTYRQHREAEEALDSFGGGGLLDLGSEDPEPEPEHTEDDVDEMTRRLAQGDSPDTRSGSLWSRWQKHVWALFEDPYSSKYARWVALASLFFILVSITTFCLETHEAFNPIINRTELELVDNITVENTYQETETAAYLTYIEGVCVVWFTFEFLMRITFCPNKFDFIRNALNIIDFVAILPFYLEVGLSGLSSKAAKDVLGFLRVVRFVRILRIFKLTRHFVGLRVLGHTLRASTNEFLLLIIFLALGVLIFATMIYYAERIGANPNDPRASEHTHFKNIPIGFWWAVVTMTTLGYGDMYPQTTSGMLVGALCALAGVLTIAMPVPVIVNNFGMYYSLAMAKQKLPKKKNRHIPRAPQPGSPNFCKSSISSQPPSPIAHDDNVLCFSTEGYEKPWSLNSMSGMSGDASGVSSVSALPCSPPCLMQHSHSPIPSIM
- the kcnc1b gene encoding potassium voltage-gated channel subfamily C member 1b isoform X1, with the protein product MGLSDDKDRIVINVGGIRHQTYRSTLRTLPGTRLSWLAEPDAPNHFDYDAKIEEFFFDRHPGVFAHILNYYRTGKLHCPADVCGPLYEEELAFWGIDETDVEPCCWMTYRQHREAEEALDSFGGGGLLDLGSEDPEPEPEHTEDDVDEMTRRLAQGDSPDTRSGSLWSRWQKHVWALFEDPYSSKYARWVALASLFFILVSITTFCLETHEAFNPIINRTELELVDNITVENTYQETETAAYLTYIEGVCVVWFTFEFLMRITFCPNKFDFIRNALNIIDFVAILPFYLEVGLSGLSSKAAKDVLGFLRVVRFVRILRIFKLTRHFVGLRVLGHTLRASTNEFLLLIIFLALGVLIFATMIYYAERIGANPNDPRASEHTHFKNIPIGFWWAVVTMTTLGYGDMYPQTTSGMLVGALCALAGVLTIAMPVPVIVNNFGMYYSLAMAKQKLPKKKNRHIPRAPQPGSPNFCKSSISSQPPSPIAHDDVFEIKFQDSKLNGEAANAALANEDCPHIDQAISPEEIFSPAERERPCFLVTTAERPNHTGGRVRRGYEKPWSLNSMSGMSGDASGVSSVSALPCSPPCLMQHSHSPIPSIM
- the kcnc1b gene encoding potassium voltage-gated channel subfamily C member 1b isoform X2, whose product is MGLSDDKDRIVINVGGIRHQTYRSTLRTLPGTRLSWLAEPDAPNHFDYDAKIEEFFFDRHPGVFAHILNYYRTGKLHCPADVCGPLYEEELAFWGIDETDVEPCCWMTYRQHREAEEALDSFGGGGLLDLGSEDPEPEPEHTEDDVDEMTRRLAQGDSPDTRSGSLWSRWQKHVWALFEDPYSSKYARWVALASLFFILVSITTFCLETHEAFNPIINRTELELVDNITVENTYQETETAAYLTYIEGVCVVWFTFEFLMRITFCPNKFDFIRNALNIIDFVAILPFYLEVGLSGLSSKAAKDVLGFLRVVRFVRILRIFKLTRHFVGLRVLGHTLRASTNEFLLLIIFLALGVLIFATMIYYAERIGANPNDPRASEHTHFKNIPIGFWWAVVTMTTLGYGDMYPQTTSGMLVGALCALAGVLTIAMPVPVIVNNFGMYYSLAMAKQKLPKKKNRHIPRAPQPGSPNFCKSSISSQPPSPIAHDDVFEIKFQDSKLNGEAANAALANEDCPHIDQAISPEEIFSPAERERPCFLVTTAERPNHTGGRVRRETQRQHRSRQPTESVCVMNHGVPTTMCMTHNGPSPT